A DNA window from Sphingopyxis macrogoltabida contains the following coding sequences:
- a CDS encoding TonB-dependent receptor has protein sequence MKKGFLIAGSMAALTAAMPAGAQEAELAEAESEVIVVTAQKREEALQDVPISITVVNGEALRDQGAGSLVDYAGYVPGMTVISSQPGTSIISLRGIAPVGSAQAVGIYLDDAPVGSSSLYARSATYSLDLMPYDIAGLEILRGPQGTLYGASSIGGLLKYRTVAPSTTDFSVKAGGELFTIDHAGNPGWAAQVMVNAPIVQDKLGMTGSFSWRKTPGFVSSVNNPALNDANSVEQVGGRVSLLWNATEDFTVRLGGIWQTIDANATNNVVSTVAGVPLGDGWSYNAFLPEPFHKSIDYYSAVLDYDLGFATLTSVSTYSETKTSSVQDASLVFGVAFPALSGGAVPEGLAPFSIELGLEKYTQEIRLASPSNDRFEWMIGAFYTKETSENHQLVRTFDFSGEPNLFDPGAIVSLPSTFKEMAVFANATAYFGDVFALSGGLRYAKNKQNFQQISEGPFIGDASFTGSSKEDVFIYSISPQIHISEDAMLYARIANGYRPGGPNVVFPGVPPQVAADTLVNYEIGFKGNLGSTLAVEVAGFYMDWTDIQVVQPFGGVTGQANGPSAVSKGVEGSVTWRPVPGLSVVASAAYADAKLTADAPEISGVDGARLPSVPKFTGSVQADYSFGIGENASGKVGLGLRHSSRLASLPSSSPDNLWSDPYTALDANAAVTFDDHWTVRVYARNLTNKRASTQRSFVLNAFGAQAYQANVPLQPRTIGVALDMAF, from the coding sequence ATGAAAAAGGGATTTCTTATTGCAGGAAGCATGGCCGCGCTGACGGCGGCAATGCCGGCCGGGGCGCAGGAAGCGGAACTCGCCGAAGCTGAAAGCGAAGTGATCGTCGTGACGGCACAGAAGCGCGAGGAAGCGCTTCAGGATGTTCCGATCTCGATCACCGTCGTCAACGGCGAAGCGCTGCGCGATCAGGGTGCCGGATCGCTGGTCGACTATGCCGGTTATGTTCCCGGGATGACGGTAATCAGCTCGCAGCCCGGTACGTCGATCATTTCGCTTCGCGGTATCGCGCCGGTGGGTTCGGCGCAGGCGGTCGGCATCTATCTCGATGACGCGCCGGTGGGATCGAGCAGCCTTTACGCCCGCAGCGCGACCTATTCGCTCGACCTGATGCCGTACGACATCGCCGGGCTGGAAATCCTGCGCGGGCCGCAGGGCACGCTCTACGGTGCAAGCTCGATCGGCGGTTTGCTGAAATACCGGACCGTCGCGCCGAGCACGACCGATTTCAGCGTCAAGGCCGGCGGCGAACTCTTCACGATCGATCATGCCGGCAATCCCGGCTGGGCGGCGCAGGTCATGGTCAATGCGCCGATCGTCCAAGACAAGCTCGGCATGACGGGCAGCTTCTCGTGGCGCAAGACGCCGGGCTTTGTCAGCTCGGTCAACAATCCGGCGCTGAACGACGCCAATTCGGTCGAACAGGTCGGCGGCCGGGTGAGCCTGCTCTGGAACGCGACCGAGGATTTCACCGTTCGCCTCGGCGGCATCTGGCAAACGATCGACGCGAACGCGACCAATAACGTGGTTTCGACCGTCGCGGGCGTTCCGCTTGGCGACGGCTGGTCCTACAACGCCTTCTTGCCCGAGCCTTTCCACAAGAGCATCGATTATTATTCGGCGGTGCTCGACTATGACCTCGGCTTTGCAACGCTGACCTCGGTTTCGACCTATAGCGAAACCAAGACCAGCAGCGTGCAGGATGCCTCGCTGGTTTTCGGTGTCGCGTTTCCGGCGCTGAGCGGCGGGGCGGTACCCGAAGGCCTCGCGCCGTTCAGCATCGAGCTCGGCCTTGAAAAGTACACGCAGGAAATCCGCCTCGCGTCGCCGAGCAACGACCGCTTCGAGTGGATGATCGGTGCCTTCTACACCAAAGAGACCAGCGAGAATCACCAGTTGGTCCGCACCTTCGACTTCTCGGGCGAACCGAACCTGTTCGACCCGGGCGCTATCGTGTCGCTGCCCTCGACGTTCAAGGAAATGGCGGTGTTCGCGAATGCGACGGCCTATTTCGGCGACGTGTTCGCGCTATCGGGCGGCTTGCGTTACGCCAAGAACAAACAGAACTTCCAGCAGATCAGCGAAGGGCCGTTCATCGGCGATGCCAGTTTCACCGGCTCGTCCAAAGAGGACGTCTTCATCTACAGCATCAGCCCGCAGATCCACATCAGCGAAGATGCCATGCTCTATGCGCGCATCGCCAACGGCTATCGTCCCGGCGGCCCGAACGTCGTGTTCCCCGGGGTGCCGCCGCAGGTCGCGGCAGACACGCTGGTCAACTACGAAATCGGCTTCAAGGGCAATCTCGGCAGCACGCTCGCGGTCGAAGTGGCCGGTTTCTATATGGACTGGACCGACATTCAGGTGGTTCAACCCTTCGGGGGCGTGACGGGGCAGGCCAATGGTCCGTCGGCGGTCAGCAAGGGCGTCGAAGGATCCGTAACCTGGCGGCCGGTGCCCGGACTGTCGGTGGTGGCGAGTGCAGCCTATGCCGATGCGAAGCTGACCGCCGATGCGCCTGAAATCTCCGGCGTCGACGGCGCGCGCCTACCCAGCGTGCCGAAATTCACCGGGTCGGTGCAGGCCGATTACAGCTTCGGTATCGGCGAAAATGCGTCGGGCAAGGTCGGTCTGGGCCTGCGCCATTCGTCGCGGCTGGCATCGCTGCCTTCGAGCAGCCCGGACAATCTGTGGTCGGACCCCTATACGGCGCTCGACGCGAATGCCGCGGTCACCTTCGACGATCACTGGACGGTGCGCGTCTATGCTCGCAACCTCACCAACAAGCGGGCGTCGACGCAGCGTAGCTTTGTCCTGAATGCCTTTGGCGCGCAGGCTTATCAGGCGAACGTGCCGCTACAGCCGCGGACCATCGGCGTCGCGCTCGACATGGCTTTCTGA
- a CDS encoding dipeptidase, with amino-acid sequence MTSSFPITRRALVAGAVGAAVTMPMINRGAYAFAAAPGRSYSRRAVDLVGSSLVIDMLAPLKITLSEDYVAHRLTDAEAEEFRSSGITGFHNAYGLGGPNAKQQALEFLAGWQGFAGRNSHVFTLVDGVADLDQAKKDRKCAVIMGIQNAEQFQSVEDVALFRRLGLRCAQLTYNSQNMIGSGSTERVDGGVSDYGAAIIAEMEKQKMLVDVSHCGDKTTLDAIELAKGPIAITHSNARALIDHPRVKPDEAIKALAAKGGVMGITGVRMFIRATDPTNVGHMADHIDHVAKLVGIDHVGIGSDADLNGYDDMKPDEYAALKGSYKGSYAFRDKIDIDGFDHPKKVFDLTEELIRRGYSNENITAVLGGNFRRLLAQVWG; translated from the coding sequence ATGACATCATCATTCCCGATCACGCGCCGCGCGCTGGTTGCCGGCGCGGTGGGTGCGGCTGTGACGATGCCGATGATCAATCGCGGTGCCTATGCCTTCGCTGCGGCGCCGGGGCGCAGCTATTCGCGGCGGGCGGTCGACCTTGTCGGTTCGTCGCTGGTGATCGACATGCTGGCGCCGCTCAAGATCACGCTGTCGGAAGACTATGTCGCGCATCGCCTGACCGATGCCGAGGCGGAGGAGTTTCGCAGCAGCGGCATCACCGGTTTCCACAATGCCTATGGGCTCGGCGGACCGAATGCCAAGCAGCAGGCGCTTGAATTTCTCGCCGGCTGGCAGGGTTTTGCCGGGCGCAACAGCCATGTCTTCACGCTGGTCGATGGCGTCGCCGATCTCGATCAAGCGAAAAAGGACCGCAAATGCGCGGTGATCATGGGCATCCAGAATGCCGAACAGTTCCAGAGCGTCGAGGATGTCGCGCTGTTCCGCCGCCTCGGCCTGCGCTGCGCGCAGCTCACCTATAATAGCCAGAATATGATCGGGTCGGGCAGCACCGAACGGGTCGACGGCGGCGTCAGCGATTATGGCGCCGCGATCATCGCCGAAATGGAAAAGCAGAAGATGCTGGTCGACGTGTCGCATTGCGGCGACAAGACCACATTGGATGCGATCGAACTGGCCAAAGGGCCGATCGCGATCACCCATAGCAATGCCCGCGCGCTGATCGACCATCCGCGCGTCAAACCCGACGAGGCGATCAAGGCGCTCGCGGCGAAGGGCGGGGTGATGGGGATCACCGGGGTACGCATGTTCATTCGCGCGACCGATCCGACCAATGTGGGCCATATGGCCGATCATATCGACCATGTCGCGAAGCTGGTCGGGATCGACCATGTCGGCATCGGTTCCGACGCCGACCTCAACGGCTATGACGATATGAAGCCCGACGAATATGCCGCCCTGAAGGGTAGCTACAAGGGCAGCTACGCCTTTCGCGACAAGATCGACATCGACGGGTTCGATCATCCGAAGAAGGTCTTCGACCTGACCGAGGAACTGATCCGTCGCGGATATTCCAACGAAAATATCACAGCCGTGCTCGGGGGCAATTTCCGCCGCCTGCTCGCTCAAGTCTGGGGGTAA
- a CDS encoding dipeptide epimerase has product MTTQSVHNLALDLRVERFPYHRPFRISGHVFTETELLVAEISDGTHRGRGEGAGVYYLGDDIAHMMSEAERVRGAIESGATREDLQQLLPPGGARNALDCAYWDLEAKQAGRPVWDLAGIDAPKPLRSTMTLGADRPEVMVEGMLAFDPETPIKVKLTGDVEEDIARVIAIRSARPDAWIGVDANQGYSIETLPGLLPTLVANGVSLLEQPLRRGREVGLDGFERPLPFAADESAVTLADTASLVGRFDVVNIKLDKCGGLTEGLAIAREARRLGLDVMVGNMMGSSLSMAPSYVVGQLCDIVDLDGPIFLARDREPGVRYAGGMIHCPQEIWGGG; this is encoded by the coding sequence ATGACGACGCAATCGGTACACAATCTGGCGCTCGACCTTCGGGTCGAGCGCTTTCCCTATCACCGGCCGTTCCGCATTTCGGGACATGTCTTCACCGAAACCGAGCTTCTCGTCGCCGAAATTTCGGACGGGACGCACCGCGGGCGCGGCGAGGGTGCCGGCGTCTATTATCTCGGCGACGACATCGCCCATATGATGTCGGAGGCCGAGCGCGTGCGCGGCGCAATCGAAAGCGGCGCGACGCGCGAGGATCTGCAGCAGCTCTTGCCGCCGGGCGGCGCGCGCAATGCGCTCGACTGTGCCTATTGGGATCTCGAGGCGAAACAGGCCGGCCGGCCCGTCTGGGACCTCGCGGGCATCGATGCGCCGAAACCCCTGCGGTCGACGATGACGCTCGGCGCCGACCGGCCCGAGGTGATGGTGGAAGGGATGCTGGCATTCGATCCCGAGACCCCGATCAAGGTCAAGCTGACCGGCGATGTCGAGGAGGATATCGCACGCGTCATCGCGATCCGCTCGGCGCGTCCGGATGCGTGGATCGGTGTCGACGCCAATCAGGGCTATAGTATCGAGACGTTGCCGGGCCTGCTCCCGACGCTCGTCGCGAACGGGGTGTCGCTGCTCGAACAGCCGCTCCGGCGCGGGCGCGAGGTGGGCCTCGACGGCTTCGAGCGGCCGCTGCCGTTCGCTGCCGACGAAAGCGCCGTAACGCTCGCCGATACGGCTTCGCTGGTCGGGCGCTTCGACGTCGTCAACATCAAGCTCGACAAGTGCGGCGGGCTCACCGAGGGGCTGGCGATCGCGCGCGAGGCGCGGCGGCTCGGGCTCGACGTGATGGTCGGCAACATGATGGGCAGCAGCCTGTCGATGGCGCCTTCCTACGTGGTCGGGCAGCTCTGCGACATCGTCGATCTCGACGGACCGATCTTCCTGGCCCGCGATCGCGAGCCGGGGGTCCGATATGCCGGAGGCATGATCCATTGCCCGCAAGAAATTTGGGGCGGAGGCTAA
- a CDS encoding serine hydrolase domain-containing protein codes for MRFLRKLMIGLTALVALPLAAQGPIPPEPTKKAVTAAAPAAPKTTQPVALDRADLEAWLDGYLPYALERANIPGAVVVVVRGNQVVLEKGYGYSNVAKRAPVNPETTLFRPGSVSKLFTWTAVMQQVEAGKIDLDKDVNAYLDFKIPPYQGKPVTMRNIMTHTAGFQESVRYLISSDPKAVMALKQQMPLALPDRVFAPGTTPAYSNYATALAGYIVERVSGEPFDDYVENHIFKPLGMNYATFRQPLPARLAPFMSNGYPDITQKARPFEIVIPAPAGSLSASGADMGKFMIAHLNDGAGLLKPETAKMMHDFKAPGVGPLNSMALGFYEQWVNGHRAIAHGGDTVWFHSYLWLFPDADIGVFISMNSAGKAGDAGAVRSALFHKFADRYLPGTATPGTVDAKTARQHAQMMVGHYESSRGSFTNFMSLFGLLGQAQVGMTENGKLSIPGLDGLGAGARDWVEVEPFVWRDTGTGERLAAEVKDGRVTRWSLDAGSPFMVFEPARASANAAWLIPALIAALGIVLLAALAWPVRALVRRNFGATFALEGKARRAYRLSRLFAWLVLAALAGWIGLVAAFSADIGSIGGPLDWLIHLLRILTPVAAFGLLATAGWHLWLSIKDKRKWTMKFGAVLLLLAGLVLVWVTLVFHLYGFGMVY; via the coding sequence TTCGCAAGCTGATGATTGGATTGACCGCGCTGGTCGCGCTGCCGCTCGCGGCGCAGGGGCCGATACCCCCCGAGCCGACGAAAAAGGCCGTAACTGCGGCGGCGCCGGCGGCGCCGAAAACCACCCAGCCGGTTGCGCTCGACCGCGCCGACCTCGAAGCCTGGCTCGACGGCTATCTCCCCTATGCGCTGGAACGCGCGAATATTCCGGGGGCGGTCGTCGTCGTCGTGCGCGGCAACCAGGTCGTGCTCGAAAAGGGCTATGGCTATTCCAACGTCGCCAAGCGCGCCCCGGTCAACCCCGAAACCACGCTTTTCCGTCCGGGTTCGGTGTCGAAGCTGTTCACCTGGACCGCGGTGATGCAGCAGGTCGAGGCGGGGAAGATCGATCTCGACAAGGACGTCAACGCCTATCTCGATTTCAAGATTCCGCCCTATCAGGGCAAGCCGGTGACGATGCGCAACATCATGACGCACACCGCGGGCTTTCAGGAATCGGTCCGCTATCTGATCAGCAGCGATCCCAAGGCGGTGATGGCGCTGAAGCAGCAGATGCCGCTCGCGCTCCCCGACCGCGTCTTTGCGCCGGGCACCACGCCGGCCTATTCGAACTACGCGACCGCGCTCGCCGGCTATATCGTCGAGCGGGTCAGCGGCGAGCCGTTCGACGATTATGTCGAGAACCACATCTTCAAGCCGCTCGGCATGAATTATGCGACCTTCCGCCAGCCGTTGCCCGCACGTCTCGCGCCCTTCATGTCGAACGGCTATCCCGACATCACGCAAAAGGCGCGGCCTTTCGAGATCGTGATTCCGGCCCCGGCAGGCAGCCTGTCGGCGAGCGGCGCCGACATGGGCAAGTTCATGATCGCCCACCTCAACGACGGTGCGGGGCTGCTCAAACCCGAAACCGCGAAGATGATGCATGATTTCAAGGCGCCGGGCGTTGGCCCGCTCAACAGCATGGCGCTCGGCTTCTACGAACAATGGGTCAACGGCCACCGCGCGATCGCGCACGGCGGCGATACCGTCTGGTTCCACTCCTATCTGTGGCTGTTCCCCGATGCCGACATCGGCGTCTTCATCTCGATGAACAGCGCCGGCAAGGCGGGCGATGCAGGCGCGGTGCGCAGCGCGCTGTTCCACAAATTCGCCGACCGCTACCTGCCCGGCACTGCAACGCCCGGCACCGTCGATGCCAAGACCGCCCGCCAGCATGCACAGATGATGGTCGGCCATTACGAGAGCAGCCGCGGCAGCTTCACCAACTTCATGAGCCTGTTCGGCCTGCTCGGGCAGGCGCAGGTCGGGATGACCGAGAACGGCAAGCTCAGCATTCCGGGTCTCGACGGCCTTGGTGCGGGCGCGCGCGACTGGGTCGAGGTCGAGCCGTTCGTGTGGCGCGACACCGGCACCGGCGAACGCCTTGCCGCCGAAGTGAAGGACGGCCGGGTCACCCGCTGGAGCCTCGACGCGGGATCGCCGTTCATGGTGTTCGAACCCGCACGCGCCAGCGCCAACGCGGCCTGGCTCATCCCGGCGCTGATCGCGGCGCTCGGTATCGTGTTGCTCGCGGCACTCGCCTGGCCGGTCCGCGCGCTGGTCCGCCGCAACTTCGGTGCCACCTTCGCGCTCGAAGGCAAGGCGCGGCGCGCCTATCGTCTGTCGCGCCTGTTCGCCTGGCTGGTGCTGGCGGCGCTTGCCGGCTGGATCGGCCTGGTCGCTGCTTTCTCGGCCGATATCGGCAGCATCGGCGGTCCGCTCGACTGGCTGATCCACCTGCTGCGCATCCTGACGCCGGTCGCTGCGTTCGGCCTGCTCGCCACCGCCGGATGGCATCTGTGGCTCAGCATCAAGGACAAGCGCAAGTGGACGATGAAGTTCGGCGCGGTGCTGCTCCTGCTCGCAGGGCTGGTGCTGGTCTGGGTGACGCTGGTCTTCCACCTCTACGGTTTTGGAATGGTATATTGA